One window of Kryptolebias marmoratus isolate JLee-2015 linkage group LG3, ASM164957v2, whole genome shotgun sequence genomic DNA carries:
- the serhl gene encoding serine hydrolase-like protein, with translation MIQALKSVRHVTSGTMKQTVSELSVPVPWGEIRGKVWGPDHGRPVLCLHGWADNCGTFNTLIPLLPKDFRYVAMDLPGHGCSSHRPPGVQYMFPSYVMDVRRVVDALQWSKFSIIAHSMGGNIAGMFSAVYPKMVDAIVLVDSFGFLPTDSKELPRIMQEGMDEMLELEKQTKYKPTKVYTYEKAVERLMTGNDSLTEKSAKILLERGLVEVEGGVVFSRDMRLHLKNTVRISLEQSLDFQSRIEASILVILAESGFEKLFAEDEQKKFPSIILQGYRDRNHTVVSVPGSHHVHLNNPEVVAPLVSDFLRSKLLSQSAGSGDIDTSKL, from the exons ATGATACAAGCTTTGAAAAGCGTCAGACACGTAACATCTggaacaatgaaacaaacag TTTCAGAGCTCTCTGTACCTGTACCGTGGGGAGAAATCCGAGGGAAAGTCTGGGGTCCAGATCACGGTCGGCCTGTTCTCTGCCTTCATGGCTGGGCTGATAACTGTGGTACATTCAACACCCTCATTCCCCTTCTACCCAAAG ACTTCAGATATGTGGCGATGGATCTGCCGGGTCACGGCTGCTCATCACATCGTCCTCCTGGAGTTCAGTACATGTTTCCCTCCTACGTGATGGATGTGCGCCGAGTTGTTGATG CTCTGCAGTGGAGCAAATTCTCCATCATTGCCCACAGCATGG gtgGGAACATAGCTGGAATG ttcaGCGCCGTGTACCCTAAGATGGTGGATGCTATTGTACTGGTGGACTCCTTTGGGTTTTTACCTACAGATTCg aaagaaCTGCCCAGAATAATGCAGGAAGGCATGGATGAGATGTTAGAGttggaaaaacagacaaaatacaagccAACAAAAGTTTATACTTATGAGAAGGCTGTTGAGAG GCTCATGACCGGAAACGACAGTCTGACTGAAAAGTCTGCAAAAATCCTTCTCGAGCGAGGTCTGGTTGAAGTTGAAGGAG gGGTGGTGTTCTCTCGAGACATGCGTCTTCATTTG aaaaacacGGTTCGCATCAGTTTGGAGCAGAGTCTGGACTTCCAGTCAAGAATTGAGGCTTCTATTTTAGTTATTCT GGCAGAAAGTGGATTTGAGAAGCTGTTTGCTGAAGACGAGCAGAAGAAATTTCCATCAATAATTCTTCAGGGTTACAGAGACAGAAAT cACACTGTGGTGAGCGTTCCAGGCAGTCATCACGTCCACCTGAATAACCCTGAAGTTGTTGCTCCACTCGTGTCAGACTTCCTGAGGAGCAAGCTGCTCTCGCAGTCGGCTGGATCAGGAGATATTGATACTTCAAAGTTATAG